A genome region from Longimicrobium sp. includes the following:
- a CDS encoding putative toxin-antitoxin system toxin component, PIN family — MRIVLDTSVFVAALRSNSGASNRLVQEALHGRYTLLVSVPLLLEYEAVLSREEHLAASGVTPDDVGVLLDAIASVAEQVRLSFLWRPTLRDEDDEVVLETAINGRADRLVTFNVKDFDAAPRFGVAVVTPGEALRSIERKQ, encoded by the coding sequence ATGCGGATCGTTCTCGACACCTCAGTCTTCGTGGCGGCGCTCCGGAGCAACAGTGGAGCCTCGAACCGTCTGGTACAGGAGGCGCTGCACGGGAGATACACGCTCCTGGTTTCAGTGCCGCTCCTGCTCGAGTACGAGGCGGTACTGAGCCGGGAAGAACACCTTGCCGCCTCCGGTGTTACACCTGATGATGTAGGTGTCCTCTTGGACGCGATCGCTTCGGTCGCGGAGCAGGTTCGGCTCTCTTTTCTCTGGAGGCCGACCCTTCGCGACGAGGACGATGAGGTCGTGCTGGAGACGGCGATCAACGGCCGCGCGGATCGGCTCGTGACCTTCAACGTGAAGGATTTCGACGCCGCGCCTCGATTCGGTGTGGCCGTAGTCACCCCTGGTGAGGCATTGCGCTCAATCGAGAGGAAACAATGA
- a CDS encoding toxin-antitoxin system HicB family antitoxin, with protein MRRSNFALRLQPSLLEEARRLAKEEGVALNQLINVAVAEKLSALRTESYFRERAERANLPAALEVLRRAGADREPLAGDELPE; from the coding sequence ATGAGACGGAGCAATTTTGCGCTGAGGCTGCAGCCCTCGCTGCTGGAGGAAGCGCGCCGTTTAGCGAAAGAGGAGGGGGTGGCGCTCAACCAGTTGATCAACGTTGCGGTGGCGGAAAAGCTCTCCGCTCTGCGCACGGAGAGCTACTTCCGCGAGCGAGCCGAGCGCGCCAACCTACCCGCGGCGCTGGAGGTGCTCCGGCGCGCGGGAGCGGACCGCGAGCCTTTGGCTGGCGACGAACTCCCCGAATAG
- a CDS encoding glycoside hydrolase domain-containing protein, with amino-acid sequence MRNYLAPVLLILAGACASAPATGAGPAPAAPRAASPNHPGFDLGRYPGDDALRAWRGVAPYEWVGYYLPAPCHRDASWSGKRAAIQAMGYGFAVIYVGQQQFESDTAVVLPGTPLVCSRALLTADRGRADAADAIARTAFEGFPGGTAVFLDVERFTTLSPELSAYVGAWTEAMRRDGRFRPALYAHRENAAVLRPVVEGAAGAPVPFWVAGGPNFSLERTPRESGVDFATVWQGLPAPRTWAGVTLTIDENVSTTASPSAP; translated from the coding sequence ATGCGAAACTACCTTGCTCCCGTCCTGCTGATCCTCGCGGGCGCCTGCGCCTCCGCGCCCGCAACCGGCGCGGGCCCGGCACCCGCGGCTCCGCGCGCCGCGTCGCCCAACCACCCCGGCTTCGACCTCGGCCGCTACCCCGGCGACGACGCGCTGCGGGCCTGGCGGGGCGTCGCGCCGTACGAGTGGGTGGGCTACTACCTCCCCGCGCCCTGCCACCGCGACGCGTCTTGGAGCGGCAAGCGCGCGGCCATCCAGGCGATGGGCTACGGCTTCGCGGTGATCTACGTGGGCCAGCAGCAGTTCGAGAGCGACACCGCCGTCGTCCTGCCCGGCACTCCCCTGGTCTGCTCGCGCGCCCTCCTCACCGCCGACCGTGGCCGCGCGGACGCGGCCGATGCCATCGCCCGCACCGCGTTCGAGGGGTTCCCTGGCGGAACGGCCGTGTTCCTGGATGTGGAGCGCTTCACGACGCTCAGCCCCGAGCTCTCCGCCTACGTCGGCGCGTGGACCGAAGCGATGCGCCGCGATGGCCGCTTCCGCCCGGCCCTCTACGCGCACCGCGAAAACGCCGCCGTACTCCGCCCGGTCGTCGAAGGAGCGGCGGGCGCGCCCGTCCCCTTCTGGGTCGCGGGCGGCCCGAACTTCTCCCTCGAGCGCACCCCGCGCGAGAGCGGCGTCGACTTCGCAACCGTCTGGCAGGGCCTCCCCGCCCCCCGCACCTGGGCCGGCGTCACCCTGACCATCGACGAGAACGTCTCCACCACCGCCTCACCGTCAGCGCCGTAG
- the corA gene encoding magnesium/cobalt transporter CorA encodes MSADAPAESGESGLDLYGMDVEEVRARSRIMIYADEGEGVHAVKMDRGVELYARCQAAASPTDETTPLVWIDVAAPGDEEARFLRETLHFHPLAVEDTVRGRQRPKLDRYPGYFFLVFYAAAINAGRGRMALHEVHVFIGRRFIVTVHDHDISPLSEVLVRWRANEAGFRNVGALAHAIVDTIVDGYFPVLDHFADRVDEMESRIYTNATAGKIASLEEVLGMRRELTTLRRVLGPGREVLGTLVRRELPFLSPDLMLYFQDVYDHSIRVVEETEALRDRLGMAIEAQMTVSSNQLNETMRLMAAWSIILMAMAWVAGVYGMNFRVMPELRWGYGYWWALALMAAIGTAIFLYFRRKHWV; translated from the coding sequence ATGAGCGCCGACGCGCCCGCTGAGTCCGGCGAGTCCGGGCTGGACCTGTACGGGATGGACGTGGAGGAGGTCCGCGCCCGCTCCCGCATCATGATCTACGCGGATGAAGGTGAGGGGGTGCACGCGGTCAAAATGGATCGCGGCGTCGAGCTCTACGCGCGCTGCCAGGCCGCCGCGTCGCCCACCGACGAGACCACGCCGCTGGTGTGGATCGACGTGGCCGCTCCGGGCGACGAGGAGGCCCGCTTCCTCCGCGAGACGCTGCACTTCCACCCGCTGGCGGTTGAGGATACCGTCCGCGGCCGCCAGCGCCCCAAGCTGGACCGCTATCCCGGCTACTTCTTCCTGGTATTCTACGCGGCCGCCATCAACGCGGGGCGGGGGCGAATGGCGCTGCACGAGGTGCACGTCTTCATCGGGCGCCGCTTCATCGTGACGGTGCACGACCACGACATCTCGCCGCTCAGCGAGGTGCTGGTGCGCTGGCGCGCCAACGAGGCCGGCTTCCGCAACGTGGGGGCGCTGGCGCACGCCATCGTGGACACCATCGTCGACGGCTACTTTCCCGTGCTCGACCACTTCGCGGACCGCGTGGACGAGATGGAGAGCCGCATCTACACGAACGCGACCGCCGGGAAGATCGCCTCTCTCGAAGAGGTGCTTGGGATGCGCCGCGAGCTCACGACCCTGCGCCGCGTGCTCGGCCCCGGGCGCGAGGTGCTGGGGACGCTGGTGAGGCGCGAGCTTCCCTTCCTCTCCCCCGACCTGATGCTGTACTTCCAGGACGTGTACGACCACTCGATCCGCGTGGTGGAAGAGACCGAGGCGCTCCGCGACCGCCTGGGGATGGCGATCGAGGCGCAGATGACCGTCTCCTCCAACCAGCTCAACGAGACGATGCGGCTGATGGCCGCGTGGTCCATCATCCTGATGGCGATGGCGTGGGTGGCGGGGGTCTACGGGATGAACTTCCGCGTGATGCCGGAGCTCCGGTGGGGCTACGGCTACTGGTGGGCGCTGGCCCTGATGGCGGCGATCGGGACGGCGATCTTTCTCTACTTCCGCCGCAAGCACTGGGTCTGA
- a CDS encoding SPW repeat protein, with protein sequence MRIPTRVHGVLDYLMGALLIAAPWLLGFATGGPEQWVPVGVGAGAILYSLFTDYELGVVKRIQVPMHLLLDGIAGVVLIASPWVLGFDEKVWIPHVVAGALEVVTAFFTNTIPAYERRRAR encoded by the coding sequence ATGCGCATCCCCACCCGCGTACACGGGGTGCTGGACTACCTGATGGGCGCACTACTCATCGCGGCGCCCTGGCTGCTGGGCTTCGCCACGGGCGGGCCAGAGCAGTGGGTGCCGGTCGGCGTGGGTGCCGGCGCCATCCTGTACTCCCTCTTCACCGACTACGAGCTGGGCGTGGTGAAGCGCATCCAGGTGCCCATGCACCTGCTGCTGGACGGGATCGCGGGGGTCGTGCTGATCGCGTCGCCGTGGGTGCTGGGCTTCGACGAAAAGGTGTGGATCCCCCACGTGGTCGCAGGGGCGCTGGAGGTGGTCACCGCCTTCTTCACCAACACCATCCCCGCCTATGAGCGCCGACGCGCCCGCTGA
- a CDS encoding ABC transporter substrate-binding protein: MRIASLLSSATEIVYELGLQEHLVAISHECDYPPEALRLPRASRVRFEPAGLTSGEIDAEVRRCMMEFGSVYAIDVDALRDAKPDLILTQAVCEVCAVPTASVHEAVDALPSRPTVLSLDAHTLEEILGTVAQVAEAAGNARRGEAAVARLRGRLDRVAEAVAGRNRPRTLALEWLDPPFAPGHWIPEMIEHAGAESLLGTAGGHSVEIPWAQAEGLDPERLLLIPCGYDLEATRADAERARPKLEALAPRAQTDGKAAIGHSAFFSRSGPRAVGGIEALAAWLHPGTLPVSAAEGRLERWA, encoded by the coding sequence ATGCGAATCGCCTCCCTTCTTTCCAGCGCGACCGAGATCGTGTACGAGCTGGGGCTCCAGGAGCACCTGGTCGCCATCTCGCACGAGTGCGACTACCCGCCCGAGGCGCTGCGGCTCCCCCGGGCGAGCCGAGTGCGCTTCGAGCCGGCGGGACTCACCAGCGGCGAGATCGACGCGGAGGTGCGGCGCTGCATGATGGAGTTCGGGAGCGTGTACGCCATCGACGTGGACGCCCTCCGCGACGCGAAGCCCGACCTCATCCTCACCCAGGCCGTCTGCGAAGTGTGCGCCGTTCCCACCGCATCAGTGCACGAGGCGGTGGACGCGCTGCCGTCGCGGCCCACCGTGCTCTCGCTGGATGCGCACACGCTCGAGGAAATCCTCGGGACCGTGGCGCAGGTGGCGGAGGCGGCGGGCAATGCACGTCGTGGAGAGGCGGCGGTGGCTCGGCTGCGCGGGCGGCTGGACAGGGTCGCGGAGGCCGTCGCGGGGAGGAACCGGCCGCGCACGCTGGCGCTGGAGTGGCTCGATCCGCCGTTCGCGCCGGGGCACTGGATCCCGGAGATGATCGAGCACGCGGGCGCGGAGTCGCTGCTCGGCACGGCGGGCGGGCACTCGGTGGAGATCCCCTGGGCGCAGGCGGAAGGACTGGATCCCGAGCGCCTCCTCCTGATCCCCTGCGGCTACGACCTCGAAGCCACGCGGGCGGACGCGGAGCGCGCGCGGCCCAAGCTGGAGGCGCTCGCCCCGCGTGCGCAGACGGACGGCAAGGCGGCGATCGGGCACAGCGCCTTCTTCAGCCGCTCCGGCCCGCGCGCGGTGGGCGGCATCGAGGCGCTCGCCGCGTGGCTCCACCCGGGCACCCTGCCCGTGAGCGCCGCCGAGGGGCGGCTGGAGCGGTGGGCGTAG
- a CDS encoding FAD-dependent thymidylate synthase — protein MHIIRAPRVTLIARQQFIPPPHIRWESDSDVPGEALAEFAGRLCYLSFGEDSGLEGGHRTIAGRTTNEAYLGNILQVKHGSVLEHAVFTFLIEGVSRSLTHELVRHRAGMAYCLSGDTLVYSERRAGGMRNGPRKRTLRSIYEMTQTPHGRSRLKLLRLRTLDETTGTFTTGRVRAVVCSGSKPVFRVELEDGKTITCTKEHRFLTPNDGWKPLEEIVGGLEVSASGLAVYGRNDASLLANGVPAYRDPAWLRHHYHERALPQETIAQLAGVSTHTIRAWVRKLGLQKPLGSWTRGVSPWNRGKRYRAGWTHTEETKRMLAEMKLGEANPQWKGGITPDGVRLRKPLEALRAEIYARDAHTCRVCAEKGGRLTLHHVLPIWARPDLADDVSNVVTVCRDCHLSLNGRELEYVEHFGRSLSEIPEGVTQPHGRGNALVPHALRIRSVTYEGEQMTYDLEMEGPNHNFVADGIVTHNSQLSQRYVDESDIAFVIPPEIDEGTEAYRAWEQACEGSLQAYRRLLDEMTELVGESGPATMRKKRARQAARAVLPNCAETKLVMTGNARAWRHFVEMRGSATADVEIRRLAGAVLSRLRDEAPHIFGDMHLVPHNDGTATVETPNSKV, from the coding sequence ATGCACATCATCCGCGCGCCGCGCGTGACTCTGATCGCGCGCCAGCAGTTCATCCCGCCCCCGCACATCCGCTGGGAGAGCGACAGCGACGTGCCGGGCGAGGCGCTGGCGGAATTTGCGGGACGTCTTTGCTATTTGTCCTTCGGAGAGGACAGTGGCCTCGAAGGAGGACACCGCACCATCGCCGGCCGCACGACGAACGAAGCGTATCTGGGGAACATCCTGCAGGTGAAGCACGGGAGCGTACTGGAGCACGCGGTCTTCACTTTCCTCATCGAAGGGGTGAGCCGCTCGCTTACGCACGAGCTCGTCCGGCACAGGGCTGGAATGGCGTACTGTCTGAGCGGCGACACGCTCGTGTACAGCGAGCGGCGCGCTGGGGGAATGCGGAACGGGCCACGCAAGCGCACACTGCGCAGCATCTACGAGATGACGCAGACGCCGCACGGCCGTTCGCGGCTGAAGCTCCTCCGCCTGCGCACGCTGGACGAAACGACCGGCACCTTCACGACCGGCCGCGTGCGCGCCGTCGTCTGCTCCGGGAGCAAGCCGGTGTTCCGGGTGGAGCTCGAGGATGGGAAGACCATCACCTGCACGAAGGAGCACCGCTTCCTCACGCCGAACGACGGATGGAAGCCGCTGGAGGAGATCGTCGGCGGGCTGGAGGTTTCCGCGAGCGGGCTCGCTGTGTACGGGCGGAACGACGCCTCGCTGCTGGCCAACGGCGTGCCCGCGTACCGCGATCCTGCCTGGCTCCGGCACCACTACCACGAGCGCGCTCTTCCGCAGGAAACCATCGCGCAGCTCGCGGGCGTATCTACGCACACCATACGCGCCTGGGTGCGAAAGCTCGGCCTGCAGAAGCCGCTCGGCTCGTGGACGCGGGGGGTCTCCCCGTGGAACCGCGGTAAGCGCTACCGTGCCGGTTGGACGCACACCGAAGAGACGAAGCGGATGCTCGCCGAGATGAAGCTCGGCGAGGCCAACCCGCAGTGGAAGGGTGGGATCACTCCCGATGGCGTCCGGCTCCGGAAGCCCCTGGAGGCCCTCCGGGCGGAGATCTATGCGCGCGACGCCCACACCTGCCGTGTCTGTGCGGAGAAGGGCGGGAGGCTGACGCTGCACCACGTACTGCCGATATGGGCGCGCCCCGACCTGGCGGACGACGTGAGCAACGTGGTGACCGTCTGCCGCGATTGCCACCTCTCGCTCAACGGGAGGGAGTTGGAGTACGTGGAGCACTTCGGGCGCAGCCTGTCCGAGATTCCGGAGGGCGTCACCCAGCCTCATGGCCGGGGCAACGCGCTCGTCCCGCACGCCCTGCGCATCCGCTCCGTGACGTACGAGGGCGAGCAGATGACGTACGACCTGGAGATGGAGGGGCCAAACCACAACTTCGTGGCCGACGGCATCGTCACGCACAACTCGCAGCTAAGTCAACGTTATGTAGACGAGTCGGACATCGCGTTCGTGATCCCGCCGGAGATCGACGAGGGGACGGAGGCGTACCGGGCTTGGGAGCAGGCCTGCGAGGGGTCGCTGCAGGCGTACCGGCGGCTGCTGGACGAGATGACGGAGCTGGTGGGGGAGAGCGGGCCCGCGACGATGCGGAAGAAGCGCGCACGCCAGGCCGCCCGCGCCGTCCTCCCCAACTGCGCGGAGACCAAGCTGGTGATGACGGGGAACGCCCGCGCCTGGCGCCACTTCGTGGAGATGCGCGGGAGCGCCACCGCCGACGTGGAGATCCGCCGCCTGGCCGGCGCCGTGCTCAGCCGCCTTCGCGACGAGGCGCCGCACATCTTCGGCGACATGCACCTGGTGCCGCACAACGACGGCACCGCGACGGTCGAGACGCCCAACAGCAAGGTCTGA
- a CDS encoding DUF402 domain-containing protein gives MAGERWVEIEYRRLPDREQRFHQRVLDDDGECVVTFLESAELPKPVRAGTRVILEPGAPVVWLTFRGLWHDVGRFHLRDGTFTGFYANVLTPVEMEGDRWRTTDLCLDVWLGADGEVQVLDEDELAEAERRGWATAETAARARHEAADLVERAREGRWPSALLHDWTLERARAAIQPT, from the coding sequence GTGGCGGGGGAGCGCTGGGTGGAGATCGAATACCGGCGCCTCCCCGACCGCGAGCAGCGCTTCCACCAGCGGGTGCTGGATGATGACGGCGAGTGCGTCGTCACCTTTCTGGAGTCCGCCGAGCTGCCGAAGCCGGTCAGAGCGGGGACGCGAGTGATCCTGGAGCCGGGGGCGCCCGTGGTCTGGCTCACCTTTCGCGGCCTCTGGCACGACGTCGGCCGCTTCCACCTGCGCGACGGCACCTTTACCGGCTTCTACGCCAACGTCCTCACGCCGGTGGAGATGGAGGGGGACCGCTGGCGCACGACCGACCTCTGCCTGGACGTCTGGCTGGGCGCGGACGGCGAGGTGCAGGTGCTGGACGAGGACGAGCTGGCCGAGGCGGAGCGCCGCGGCTGGGCCACCGCCGAAACCGCCGCGCGCGCGCGCCACGAAGCCGCCGATCTGGTGGAGCGGGCGAGGGAGGGGCGCTGGCCCTCCGCGCTTCTCCACGATTGGACGCTGGAGCGCGCACGCGCCGCCATCCAACCCACATGA
- a CDS encoding thioredoxin domain-containing protein, with protein sequence MNRNDALRRALVAAIALTLAGSGACARPPAPSAGAAAAPVPADVDSVLPRADRDRAKGVQGAPLTVVEVSDFQCPFCRQWTETTYRQFDSAYIRTGKVRMVFINYPLPNHPRAYAAAEAAMCAGAQGKFWAMHDRLFATQRDWSGMADASRRFDAFATEIGLEMGAYRDCTANDRVAQLIIGDALKAAGGGISGTPAFVINGTRFLGGAVTFDQMKTELDAALASPAPAPPPPPN encoded by the coding sequence ATGAATCGCAACGACGCACTTCGCCGCGCCCTCGTGGCCGCCATCGCGCTCACCCTGGCGGGGAGCGGCGCGTGCGCCCGGCCGCCGGCTCCATCCGCGGGCGCCGCGGCGGCGCCCGTGCCCGCCGACGTGGACTCCGTGCTCCCGCGCGCCGACCGCGACCGCGCCAAGGGCGTGCAGGGCGCGCCGCTGACGGTGGTGGAGGTCTCCGACTTCCAGTGCCCGTTCTGCCGCCAGTGGACGGAGACCACGTACCGGCAGTTCGACAGCGCGTACATCCGCACGGGGAAGGTGAGGATGGTCTTCATCAACTACCCGCTCCCCAACCACCCGCGCGCCTACGCCGCCGCCGAGGCAGCCATGTGCGCGGGGGCGCAGGGGAAGTTCTGGGCGATGCACGACCGCCTCTTCGCCACGCAGCGCGATTGGAGCGGGATGGCCGACGCTTCGCGCCGCTTCGACGCCTTCGCCACGGAGATCGGCCTCGAAATGGGAGCGTACCGCGACTGCACCGCCAACGACCGTGTGGCGCAGCTCATCATCGGCGACGCGCTGAAGGCGGCGGGCGGCGGGATCAGCGGGACGCCCGCGTTCGTCATCAACGGCACCCGTTTCCTGGGCGGCGCCGTCACGTTCGACCAGATGAAGACGGAGCTCGACGCCGCGCTCGCGAGCCCCGCGCCCGCGCCGCCGCCGCCGCCCAACTGA
- a CDS encoding vitamin K epoxide reductase family protein, whose translation MTTSQAARAEVHGDDYADASPRPPVARMGIAVLSLLGLFVALYLSMYKWGVMGPIQCTIGGCETVQNSPWSVLFGQPVSVWGLGAYVTLLVVSILGLQPRFADARWVALALFGISGVGVLFSAYLTYLEAAVIHAWCQWCVISAILVTLIFLLSVPGLKRAR comes from the coding sequence GTGACGACCTCGCAGGCGGCGCGCGCGGAGGTGCACGGCGACGACTACGCCGACGCCTCTCCGCGCCCGCCGGTGGCGCGGATGGGGATCGCCGTGCTGTCGCTGCTGGGGCTGTTCGTGGCGCTCTACCTGTCGATGTACAAGTGGGGGGTGATGGGCCCCATCCAGTGCACCATCGGCGGATGCGAGACGGTGCAGAACTCGCCCTGGTCCGTGCTCTTTGGGCAGCCGGTGTCGGTGTGGGGGCTGGGCGCCTACGTCACCCTGCTGGTGGTCTCCATCCTGGGGCTTCAGCCGCGCTTCGCCGATGCGCGGTGGGTGGCGCTGGCCCTCTTTGGGATCTCGGGAGTGGGGGTGCTCTTCTCCGCCTACCTCACGTACCTGGAGGCGGCGGTGATCCACGCGTGGTGCCAGTGGTGCGTGATCTCCGCGATCCTCGTCACGCTGATCTTTCTCCTGTCGGTCCCGGGCCTGAAGAGGGCCCGGTGA
- a CDS encoding DsbA family protein, with the protein MPRPAPAAKKRSPLTPLYLLLGLIVVAGAGVLFTQMRKGGEAARAPIKVEMSPAELQRLPGMSIGRPDAPLTILEFADFQCPGCQGWATFMEPLIKERLVNTGRARYVFYDFPLAMHVNGFIASRAGRCANEQGKFWAYHDALFQNQGKWAFEEDPVPLFVGYAGAAGADEDRFEECIRSDRFAREVSESVKLGESLGVGGTPTIFVNGQRLQDIPRDYSAFAAELEKIAPGSTGAAPAAAPAADSAAAR; encoded by the coding sequence GTGCCCCGACCCGCCCCGGCGGCCAAGAAGCGCTCGCCGCTCACGCCGCTGTACCTGCTCCTGGGCCTCATCGTCGTAGCCGGCGCCGGGGTCCTGTTCACCCAGATGCGCAAGGGCGGCGAAGCTGCCCGCGCGCCCATCAAGGTCGAGATGAGCCCGGCCGAGCTCCAGCGCCTCCCGGGGATGAGCATCGGCCGCCCGGACGCGCCGCTCACCATCCTGGAGTTCGCCGACTTCCAGTGCCCCGGCTGCCAGGGGTGGGCCACCTTCATGGAGCCGCTGATCAAGGAGCGGCTGGTGAACACGGGGCGCGCCCGCTACGTCTTCTACGACTTCCCCCTTGCGATGCACGTGAACGGCTTCATCGCCTCGCGGGCCGGCCGCTGCGCCAACGAGCAGGGGAAGTTCTGGGCGTACCACGACGCGCTCTTCCAGAATCAGGGAAAGTGGGCCTTCGAGGAAGACCCCGTCCCCCTCTTCGTCGGGTACGCCGGGGCCGCCGGGGCGGACGAGGACCGCTTCGAGGAGTGCATCCGCTCGGACCGGTTCGCCCGGGAAGTCTCCGAGAGCGTCAAGCTGGGCGAGTCGCTCGGGGTGGGGGGCACGCCCACCATCTTCGTGAACGGCCAGCGCCTGCAGGACATCCCGCGCGACTACAGCGCGTTCGCCGCCGAGCTGGAGAAGATCGCTCCCGGCTCCACCGGTGCTGCTCCGGCTGCCGCACCCGCGGCCGACAGCGCGGCGGCCCGGTGA
- a CDS encoding gamma-glutamyl-gamma-aminobutyrate hydrolase family protein: MEDRDPVLHPERPLIAVTTSLAPVGAHGLPGVKLNAQYIAAVEAPGGATLLLTPAHHLASVEQIVGVAHGLMLTGGEDVDPARYGQSPHPTVTSVNPARDAVELAALAAAVRRGIPVLGICRGMQVLNVGLGGTLIQDIPSQRTGGLLHEQAAPVDKEWHHATVEEGSGLAAIFGTRALFINSFHHQAVDALGDGLRASAWAEDGVVEGVEGTGDTWICGVQWHPERGEAEAPQDQRDPNRRLFWDFVEAAREFAAGTARPVGAAAE; this comes from the coding sequence GTGGAAGACAGAGATCCCGTGCTGCACCCCGAACGCCCGCTGATCGCCGTGACCACCTCGCTCGCGCCCGTGGGGGCGCACGGGCTACCGGGGGTGAAGCTGAACGCGCAGTACATCGCGGCGGTGGAGGCGCCCGGCGGCGCCACCCTGCTGCTGACCCCGGCGCACCACCTGGCATCGGTGGAGCAGATTGTGGGAGTGGCGCACGGGCTGATGCTGACCGGCGGCGAAGACGTGGACCCGGCGCGCTACGGCCAGTCGCCGCACCCCACCGTCACCTCCGTGAACCCGGCGCGCGACGCGGTGGAGCTGGCTGCGCTGGCGGCGGCGGTGCGGCGCGGCATCCCGGTGCTCGGCATCTGCCGCGGAATGCAGGTGCTGAACGTGGGGCTCGGCGGCACGCTCATCCAGGACATCCCGTCGCAGCGCACCGGCGGCCTTCTTCACGAGCAGGCCGCGCCGGTGGACAAGGAGTGGCACCACGCCACCGTCGAGGAGGGAAGCGGGCTGGCGGCGATCTTTGGCACGCGCGCGCTCTTCATCAACTCCTTTCACCACCAGGCCGTGGATGCCCTCGGCGACGGCCTGCGCGCCTCCGCCTGGGCAGAGGACGGTGTGGTGGAGGGCGTGGAGGGGACCGGCGACACGTGGATCTGCGGCGTCCAGTGGCACCCCGAGCGCGGGGAGGCCGAGGCACCGCAGGACCAGCGCGATCCCAACCGGCGCCTGTTCTGGGACTTCGTCGAGGCCGCCCGCGAGTTCGCCGCAGGTACGGCGCGGCCGGTGGGCGCCGCGGCGGAGTAA
- a CDS encoding metallophosphoesterase — translation MTDPATPASDGRPAERRRRTDPRPGVVRIAAVGDFHCGEEDVGKYREHFARVNDDADVLLLAGDLTRRGTPPEIRVVLGELADVRIPILAVLGNHDHESGRVEEAKALLRSREGLHLLDDEPFQLNPHVGIAGVKGFMGGFGRWTLTAFGEAATKEFVGTTIEEAQTLEFALRRLSTPIRVVLLHYSPTVDTVLGEPETIHAFLGNDRLAEPIDRFGASVVFHGHAHHGTFRGKTAGGVPVFNVSLSLVRQEGVGEMYFVYEIPIPQDAVETMEPAPAASGAPESA, via the coding sequence ATGACGGATCCGGCTACACCCGCTTCGGACGGGCGGCCCGCGGAGCGGCGGCGCAGGACCGATCCGCGCCCCGGCGTGGTGCGCATCGCCGCCGTCGGCGACTTTCATTGCGGCGAGGAGGACGTGGGGAAGTACCGCGAGCACTTCGCCCGCGTCAACGACGACGCCGACGTCCTGCTGCTGGCCGGCGACCTGACGCGGCGCGGCACCCCGCCCGAGATCAGGGTGGTGCTGGGCGAGCTTGCGGACGTGCGCATCCCCATCCTGGCCGTCCTGGGGAACCACGACCACGAGAGCGGCCGCGTGGAAGAGGCGAAGGCGCTCCTGCGCTCGCGCGAGGGGCTGCACCTGCTGGACGACGAGCCCTTCCAGCTCAACCCGCACGTGGGGATCGCGGGGGTGAAGGGCTTCATGGGCGGCTTCGGGCGCTGGACGCTGACCGCGTTCGGCGAGGCGGCCACCAAGGAGTTCGTGGGCACCACCATCGAGGAGGCGCAGACGCTGGAGTTCGCGCTGCGCCGGCTGTCGACGCCCATCCGCGTGGTGCTCCTCCACTACTCGCCCACGGTGGACACGGTGCTGGGCGAGCCGGAGACGATCCACGCCTTCTTGGGGAACGACCGACTGGCGGAGCCGATCGACCGCTTCGGCGCCTCGGTGGTCTTCCACGGGCACGCGCACCACGGCACCTTTCGGGGCAAGACGGCGGGCGGGGTGCCGGTGTTCAACGTGTCGCTCTCGCTGGTGCGACAGGAGGGCGTGGGCGAGATGTACTTCGTCTACGAGATCCCCATCCCGCAGGACGCGGTGGAGACGATGGAGCCCGCCCCCGCGGCTAGCGGCGCTCCAGAAAGCGCATGA